The Zalophus californianus isolate mZalCal1 chromosome X, mZalCal1.pri.v2, whole genome shotgun sequence genome window below encodes:
- the LOC113930334 gene encoding U6 snRNA-associated Sm-like protein LSm3 has translation MADDKDQQQTTNTVEEPLDLIRLSLDECIYVKMRNDRELQGRLHAYEQHLNKILGDVEETVSPTEIDEEKIYKSTKQNIPIPFVQGDGVVLVTPPLRVS, from the coding sequence ATGGCAGATGACAAGGACCAGCAACAAACTACCAACACTGTAGAAGAGCCCCTGGATCTCATCAGGCTCAGCTTGGATGAGTGTATTtatgtgaaaatgagaaatgacagaGAGCTTCAGGGCAGATTACATGCTTATGAACAGCATTTAAATAAGATATTGGGAGATGTGGAGGAAACTGTGTCTCCTACAGAGATTGATGAGgaaaagatatataaatcaacaaaacagaatattCCGATACCTTTTGTCCAGGGAGATGGTGTTGTACTAGTTACCCCTCCATTAAGAGTTAGCTGA